DNA from Arthrobacter sp. FW305-BF8:
ATGAAGTTTGGCCAGGTGCTCTCCCTCATCATCCTTCCGCAGGCGCTCCGCACCGTGATCCCGCCGATGATCAACATCCTCATCGCGCTCGTCAAGAACTCCTCGGTTGCCGGCGCCTTCTACGTGCTGGAGCTGTTCGGCTACGGCAAGCAGCTGGCCAACGACCACGGTGACGCCGTCATGTGGGTGCTGGTGGGCGTTGCTTTCTTTTATCTCCTGATCACTGTGCCGCTGGGTTACCTCGCCCACCAGGTCGAACGAAAGGTGGCGATCGCACGATGAGTTCGGTTCTCTACGACGTCCCCGGCCCCAAGGCCCGCCGCGTCTCGCTGATCGGGTCCGTGATCGGCGTCGTGCTGATCGCCGCCCTGCTGGCCTGGGCCATCATGACCCTGGCCCAACAGGGGATCTTCCAGGCGCAGCGCTGGGCGATCTTCGGCCAGGCTGATGTCTGGTCGCTCATCGCCAACGGCATCGGCGCGACGCTGGCCGCGGCGGCCATCGCAGCGGTCATTGCCTTTCCGCTGGGGCTTCTGCTGTGCCTGATGCGCATCTCCGACGTCGCCTGGATCAGGATTCCCACCAGGATCGTGCTCGAGTTCCTGCGCGGCATGCCCGTGGTCCTGATGATGCTGTTCGTGCTGCTGGTCTTCGCCACCAGCTCGTTCATCGCCGTAGTGGCCGGTCTGGTCCTGTACAACGCCGCGATCTTCGCGGAGATCATCCGCGCAGGCATCCAGTCCCTCCCCCGCGGCCAGCGTGAAGCGGGTCTGGCGATCGG
Protein-coding regions in this window:
- a CDS encoding amino acid ABC transporter permease, yielding MSSVLYDVPGPKARRVSLIGSVIGVVLIAALLAWAIMTLAQQGIFQAQRWAIFGQADVWSLIANGIGATLAAAAIAAVIAFPLGLLLCLMRISDVAWIRIPTRIVLEFLRGMPVVLMMLFVLLVFATSSFIAVVAGLVLYNAAIFAEIIRAGIQSLPRGQREAGLAIGLTSFQSRLTIELPQAVRRMLPSLVAQLVVLLKDTSLGYIVAYGELLRAVQVMADFLGPQFLFPVFFVAAAIYIAINLAVSRLAIWIERRGSKKAAGGVAKAPTAGVSTVVK